TCTCACGTGGTGTAATTTCTGGATATAATGTACGCATATTTTCTCCTTTTTTGGCTCTCGCTTACTTTCTTTTTCTCATGGCCATTGGTAAAGTAGGCTCAAAGGAAGCAGATGAAAGGTTTTATATTATCAGACAATATTATTGATGGTCCACACGGGATGACAATCGAATACTGGGTGAAGACAGAAAAAAATCCGGTAAAATTAGTGATTACATCTGAAAAACCAATCTTCTTTGTCGAGCGTCGTGCAGATGTAAGGTTAGGAGCTGACGTTGAGCGAAAACAACTCAATCTTAAAAGCTTTAATGGGGCCGAAGTTGATGGTCTTTATTTTAAAGATTATCGCTCGCTTCTTAATGCAAGGGAGTCACTTAGTTCAAGTGGTGTCAGAACATATGAAAGTGACGTCAGGCCTAATGAAAGATTTCTTATGGAGAGATTTATTAGTGGTGGAGTTGAATTCCAAGGGGATGCTAAAGAAGTTTCCGGAGTACAAGTAGTCACAAACCCTAAAATGCAAAAAGCTGATGTTGAAGTTTCTCTCTCGACTTTATCTTTTGATATAGAAACCTCTCTTGGAGATGATCTTTATTCAATTGGAATTCACCATATTGACGGAGATGTTGAGTATAAGAAAGTGCATATTATCGGGGAGCTTCCAAACACTAATGAAGTTCAATTTCACCCTGGAGAGAGAGAAGTTATTCTCGCTTTTATTAATGACCTTCGAAAGCTCGATCCAGATATTATTTGTGGATGGCACGTGGTTGGTTTTGACCTTGCCTTCCTTGAGAGAAAGTGTCGTGCATTAGGGATTAAATTTTCTCTGGGACGAGATGGCAGTGAAGTTCGACTTGTCGAGAGAAAGGGAAGTGGGCACTTCGCTGATATTGCTGGAAGAGTTGTCTTTGATGGTCCTTGGCTATTGAAACAAGCATTTCATAATTTTGAAAATTATAGATTAGATACCGTTGCCAATGAAGTTCTGGGAACAGGTAAGGATATTGACAGTACGGGTAGCGATAAGGTTAGTGAGATTACACGTCGCTTTCATGAAGACAAGATGGGGCTTGCAAAATATAACCTTCTTGACTGTACCTTAGTCTTAGATATTTATGAAAAATTGAATATCGTTGATCATTATGTAAAACGAATTAAATATAGTGGGATGTTAATGGATCGAATTTCTTCATCGGCAAAGGCCTTTGATCATATTTATCTTCCACTCATTCATCGAAAAGGTCTTGTTGCTAATAACGTTATTGATACACAAAAGGATGCGTCAAGCCTTGGTGGTTATGTGATGGATGGGATTAAAGGTCTTCATGAGCATGTCATTGTCCTTGATTTTAAAAGTCTCTATCCGACAATTATAAAGACCTTTAAAATTGATCCTTACTCGAGATTAAAAGGTGATATAAATTCTCTGACGACCGTCAATGGGGTGAACTTTTCAAAAACAGAACATATCCTCCCAGGAATTATTGATGGTCTTTTAAATC
The Bacteriovorax sp. Seq25_V genome window above contains:
- a CDS encoding DNA polymerase II; this translates as MKGFILSDNIIDGPHGMTIEYWVKTEKNPVKLVITSEKPIFFVERRADVRLGADVERKQLNLKSFNGAEVDGLYFKDYRSLLNARESLSSSGVRTYESDVRPNERFLMERFISGGVEFQGDAKEVSGVQVVTNPKMQKADVEVSLSTLSFDIETSLGDDLYSIGIHHIDGDVEYKKVHIIGELPNTNEVQFHPGEREVILAFINDLRKLDPDIICGWHVVGFDLAFLERKCRALGIKFSLGRDGSEVRLVERKGSGHFADIAGRVVFDGPWLLKQAFHNFENYRLDTVANEVLGTGKDIDSTGSDKVSEITRRFHEDKMGLAKYNLLDCTLVLDIYEKLNIVDHYVKRIKYSGMLMDRISSSAKAFDHIYLPLIHRKGLVANNVIDTQKDASSLGGYVMDGIKGLHEHVIVLDFKSLYPTIIKTFKIDPYSRLKGDINSLTTVNGVNFSKTEHILPGIIDGLLNLRSIAKHKKDANLSQAVKILMNSFYGVMGSGGCRFYHADLPQSITQTGQWLLKETISYIEENGHRVVYGDTDSLFIKLNFLEIGARDRVGKEIATKVNSHLESKIKSKFGVESFLEIEYEKYFSKLFIPESRSTDKGAKKRYVGLLEKENSSKLHFSGMEFVRSDWTKLAKNFQFDLITKFFAEEKVEEFIKDYVKRLKDSEFDNLLVYKKRLSKPVEEYIKTVPPHVKAAKLLLEKDPKLFIKDVSYLMTFRGPIPIEFNPTDIDYQHYIDKQIAPLATDVLKFLNLSFDDIISGSQMSLF